One genomic window of Corallococcus caeni includes the following:
- a CDS encoding rhomboid family intramembrane serine protease — translation MSRPRRMLDDLPGPSGLGDEQGPAPREQDGGGPPPGPPQPQRALPTPYVCYAIIAGAVVMFFLSSSMGRPLVIDGRNFGIVGPLALYGPWVQAGEYWRLLGMVFEHGGPLHLLFNMSAVYSLGASLERGIGSWRFLALSLVTALGGSAFALFFNFNTVTVGASGMILGWGGAMLPILTQQGRREHMFWLVQVAVISLLPGVSWAGHLGGFLFGLPCGMALRQGPKFYSRAIPVLLFIAAALAVVAAHPGRIGGL, via the coding sequence ATGTCCCGTCCGCGACGCATGCTGGATGACCTCCCTGGCCCCTCCGGGCTGGGAGACGAACAGGGCCCCGCGCCGCGCGAGCAGGACGGGGGCGGCCCGCCTCCGGGCCCGCCGCAGCCCCAGCGCGCGCTGCCCACGCCCTACGTCTGCTACGCCATCATCGCGGGCGCGGTGGTGATGTTCTTCCTGAGCAGCTCGATGGGCCGGCCGCTCGTCATCGACGGGAGGAACTTCGGCATCGTGGGCCCGCTGGCGCTCTATGGGCCCTGGGTCCAGGCGGGCGAGTACTGGCGCCTCCTGGGCATGGTGTTCGAGCACGGCGGCCCGCTGCACCTGCTCTTCAACATGTCCGCCGTCTACTCGCTGGGCGCGTCGCTGGAGCGCGGCATCGGCAGCTGGCGGTTCCTGGCGCTGTCGCTCGTCACGGCGCTGGGCGGCTCCGCGTTCGCGCTCTTCTTCAACTTCAACACCGTGACGGTGGGCGCGTCCGGGATGATCCTGGGCTGGGGCGGCGCGATGCTGCCCATCCTCACCCAGCAGGGCCGCCGGGAGCACATGTTCTGGCTGGTGCAGGTGGCGGTCATCAGCCTGCTGCCCGGGGTGAGCTGGGCGGGGCACCTGGGCGGCTTCCTCTTCGGCCTGCCGTGCGGCATGGCTTTGCGCCAGGGCCCGAAGTTCTACTCGCGCGCCATCCCCGTCCTGCTGTTCATCGCCGCGGCGCTGGCCGTGGTCGCCGCCCATCCCGGGCGCATTGGAGGCCTTTGA